The Rhodanobacteraceae bacterium DNA segment CCCGTCCGGTCGACTAACGTATGGCGATGGACGCGACCTCAGTCGCGCACCCGGTTCAAGCTGCGACCAGCTTGGACTTGGCCTGGTCGGCAACAGCCTTGAAAGCGACCATGTCGTGCACGGCGAGATCGGCCAGCACCTTGCGGTCGATCTTGATGCCGGCCTTGCTCAGGCCGTTGATGAAGCGGCTGTAGCTCAGACCACATTCGCGAGCGGCGGCGTTGATACGCACGATCCACAGCGAACGGTAATCACGCTTCTTCCGCTTGCGACCGATGTAGGCGTACTGCAGGGCCTTCGTGACCGCCTGTTTGGCGACGCGATAAACCTTGCGGCGGGCGTTGTAATAGCCCTTCGCGCGATTGAGAAGCTTCTTGTGGCGCCGACGCGCCGTTACACCACGTTTGACTCGTGCCATTGTCGAAATCCTCCCTTATGCGTACGGCAGCATGCGTGCGACGCGACCTGCATCTTCGTCACGCACGTGATTCGGAGCGCGCAGACCGCGCTTACGCTTGGTGGACTTCTTGGTCAGGATGTGGCTCTTGAAAGCATGACCACACTTGAACTTGCCCGAGCCGGTCTTGCGGAAGCGCTTGGCCGCCGCCCGGTTGGTCTTCATCTTAGGCATTGCTGTTCCCTTTCACTCACTTGGTTGAGCCAGCGGGTGACTCCTTGCGGAGTGCTTTCCTGATCCGTACCCGTTTGACTTCGAAATCCGGTTGCCCGGCGTTTCCCGGCCATCACTGACCGGGGGAGTATCCCGCCATTCCTGGCAGGTCCAACCGGCGACCATACCGCGTCGCCGTAGAGCAGGCGATCAGGCCTGCGGTTTCTTCTTGGGGGCGATCATCATACTCATGACCCGCCCTTCCACGCGCGATCGTTGTTCGATCGTGGCTTCTTCCTTCAGCTCGGCTTCAATGCGGTTCAGCATGGCATCGCCGAGGTTGATGTGCGCCAACTCGCGTCCGCGGAAGCGCAGGTTGATCTTGACCCGATCACCCTCCTCCAGGAAGCGCCGAATGGCACGCATCTTGACGTTGAAATCGCCGTCGTCGGTACCCGGACGAAACTTCATCTCCTTGATTTCGACCTGCTTCTGCTTCTTCTTGGCCTGATTGGCCTTCTTCTGCAGTTCGAACTTGAACTTACCGTAGTCCATGATGCGACAGACGGGTGGCTCGGCATTGGGCTGGATCTCGACCAGATCCAGACCAATATCCTGCGCCATGGCCAAGGCCTCATTGCGCGACAGGATACCGATCTGTTCACCATCGGCGCCGATCACGCGAATCTGCGGTACTCGGATGTCTTCGTTCTTTCGGGTGGATTTGTCCAGGACAGCTATGGCGGCGACTCCTTGTGATGCAAACCGGTGACTACGGCACCGGCACCGTTAGTGGCCGAGGGCCAACACCTCAGCCCGCAGATGTTCGGCAAATTCGGCGACCGTCATCACGCCCAGATCCTCCCCGGTGCGACGACGGACAGATACGCTGCCAGATTCCTTCTCGCGCTCACCGGCGACGAGCAGGTACGGCGTCTTCTGCAGCGTGTGCTCGCGGAT contains these protein-coding regions:
- the rplT gene encoding 50S ribosomal protein L20, giving the protein MARVKRGVTARRRHKKLLNRAKGYYNARRKVYRVAKQAVTKALQYAYIGRKRKKRDYRSLWIVRINAAARECGLSYSRFINGLSKAGIKIDRKVLADLAVHDMVAFKAVADQAKSKLVAA
- the rpmI gene encoding 50S ribosomal protein L35 encodes the protein MPKMKTNRAAAKRFRKTGSGKFKCGHAFKSHILTKKSTKRKRGLRAPNHVRDEDAGRVARMLPYA
- the infC gene encoding translation initiation factor IF-3 — its product is MAVLDKSTRKNEDIRVPQIRVIGADGEQIGILSRNEALAMAQDIGLDLVEIQPNAEPPVCRIMDYGKFKFELQKKANQAKKKQKQVEIKEMKFRPGTDDGDFNVKMRAIRRFLEEGDRVKINLRFRGRELAHINLGDAMLNRIEAELKEEATIEQRSRVEGRVMSMMIAPKKKPQA